From a single Paenibacillus sp. FSL R5-0345 genomic region:
- a CDS encoding calcium-translocating P-type ATPase, SERCA-type, which yields MEQNSWHRLGAEELQKMFNVHPRTGLSGEDAAERRKQNGYNELSEGKTVSPFTLLLNQFKDFMVLVLMGATLVSGLLGEYLDAITIIAIILLNGALGFVQEFRAERSLRALKQLSAPSAKVLRGGNSEVIPAKMLVPGDIVLLESGDRIPADIRWLDCSSLYVEESALTGESLPVSKHSDVIRAEEIPLGDQKNLGFMGTMVTRGTGKAIVIRTGMDTEMGKIADLIQNTESQETPLQHRLEQLGKILIYVSLGLTIVVVAAGILHGQPATAMFLAGVSLAVAAIPEGLPAIVTIALALGVQRMIKRKAIVRKLPSVETLGCASVICSDKTGTLTQNKMTVTRLWTGGRGLEVTGEGYAPNGQVLEKGKPVDLKNDQSLRRMLQVGALCSNAEIIETFPTEVRGKRKGKDKDIVVDKSSDSSSIWELKGDPTEGALVALSGKMGLTAQTLAVTYAREKEFPFDSERKLMSVIIGHPGGRMVCTKGAPDILLNRCSYMLWEGGVVPLTPTLRQKVLDANEQMASGALRVLGMAYRDIRPSENMDSEKDAESQLVFIGLAGMIDPPRREVRDAISVTRRAGIKTVMITGDHGTTAEAIAHQLGILQRGGTVLTGAQLTRMDDDELDKVSDNVYVFARVSPEHKLRIVKSLQRRGHVVAMTGDGVNDAPAIKAADIGISMGITGTDVTKEASSLVLGDDNFSTIVAAIEEGRNIYENIRKFIRYLLASNVGEILTMFFAMMLGLPLPLVPIQILWVNLVTDGLPAMALGVDQPEKDLMEHKPRGAKENIFARRLGWKIISRGFLIGLCTLGAFWLTLRVAPENPAQLIRAQSVAFATLVMAQLIHVFDCRSSRSVFHRNPFQNKYLVLAVLSSVILMLAVMYIPFLQPVFKTVPLNFREWCLVFVTAGIPTFLMGAGSVWGGKRNRGRSGSNSMIKSTKISA from the coding sequence ATGGAACAAAACAGTTGGCACCGGCTCGGTGCAGAAGAGCTGCAGAAAATGTTCAATGTCCATCCGAGGACGGGCCTCAGTGGAGAGGATGCCGCGGAGCGACGGAAGCAAAATGGGTATAACGAGCTTTCCGAAGGAAAGACCGTATCCCCGTTTACCCTGCTGTTGAACCAGTTTAAGGATTTCATGGTGCTTGTGCTTATGGGTGCGACGCTCGTATCCGGTTTGCTTGGCGAATATTTGGATGCCATCACGATCATCGCGATTATCCTTTTAAACGGAGCCCTTGGGTTTGTTCAAGAGTTCCGCGCCGAACGTTCGCTAAGAGCTTTAAAGCAGCTCTCCGCACCTTCTGCCAAAGTTCTGCGTGGGGGGAACAGCGAGGTTATTCCAGCAAAGATGTTAGTACCAGGTGATATTGTCTTGCTGGAGAGTGGTGATCGAATACCCGCGGATATACGATGGCTGGATTGCAGTTCTCTATATGTGGAGGAATCCGCGCTAACTGGGGAATCGCTGCCTGTCTCGAAGCATTCGGATGTGATCCGCGCGGAGGAGATTCCGCTCGGTGATCAGAAGAATCTTGGATTCATGGGCACAATGGTAACCAGAGGTACTGGTAAAGCTATCGTAATTCGAACGGGTATGGACACAGAGATGGGTAAGATTGCAGACCTGATCCAGAATACAGAATCTCAGGAAACTCCGCTTCAGCATCGTCTCGAGCAGTTAGGGAAAATTTTAATCTATGTATCACTAGGTTTAACTATTGTAGTTGTAGCAGCCGGTATTTTACATGGACAGCCTGCCACAGCAATGTTCTTGGCCGGGGTAAGCTTGGCGGTCGCTGCGATTCCGGAAGGGCTTCCGGCCATTGTGACCATCGCACTTGCGCTGGGCGTGCAGAGGATGATCAAACGAAAGGCCATCGTTCGTAAATTACCTTCAGTGGAAACCTTGGGCTGCGCATCCGTCATCTGTTCGGACAAGACGGGTACATTGACTCAGAATAAAATGACGGTGACCAGATTATGGACGGGCGGACGTGGCCTTGAAGTAACAGGTGAAGGTTATGCTCCGAACGGACAGGTTCTGGAGAAAGGTAAACCGGTAGATCTCAAAAATGATCAAAGTTTAAGACGGATGCTACAGGTGGGTGCCTTGTGCAGTAATGCGGAGATCATCGAGACCTTTCCGACTGAAGTACGGGGTAAGCGTAAAGGGAAGGATAAGGACATCGTAGTTGATAAGTCATCTGACAGCTCATCCATCTGGGAGCTTAAAGGAGATCCGACCGAAGGAGCCCTCGTGGCACTTTCAGGGAAGATGGGTTTGACTGCCCAGACACTAGCAGTAACATATGCCCGTGAGAAGGAATTTCCATTCGATTCTGAGCGGAAGTTAATGTCAGTTATCATTGGTCATCCCGGAGGACGGATGGTATGTACGAAAGGTGCGCCTGATATTCTGCTTAATCGCTGTTCATATATGCTCTGGGAGGGCGGTGTTGTGCCTTTAACGCCAACATTGCGGCAGAAAGTTCTCGATGCTAATGAGCAAATGGCATCAGGTGCTCTTCGTGTCCTAGGTATGGCTTATCGTGATATTCGTCCAAGTGAAAATATGGACAGTGAAAAGGATGCGGAATCCCAGCTCGTCTTTATCGGATTGGCGGGGATGATTGATCCGCCAAGACGTGAAGTCCGCGATGCCATTAGCGTCACACGTAGAGCAGGAATTAAGACTGTAATGATTACTGGGGACCACGGAACGACTGCAGAGGCCATTGCGCATCAATTAGGAATTCTGCAACGTGGAGGCACGGTACTAACAGGGGCTCAACTAACTCGGATGGATGATGATGAGCTGGATAAAGTATCGGACAATGTGTATGTATTCGCCCGCGTATCTCCTGAGCATAAGCTTCGTATCGTGAAATCCTTGCAGCGCCGTGGTCATGTAGTGGCTATGACCGGGGACGGAGTCAATGACGCTCCAGCCATTAAAGCGGCAGATATAGGAATATCTATGGGGATCACTGGTACAGATGTGACCAAGGAAGCCTCTTCTCTAGTCCTAGGGGACGACAATTTCTCAACCATTGTTGCTGCCATTGAAGAGGGTAGAAACATTTATGAGAACATTCGTAAATTCATTCGTTACCTACTAGCATCAAATGTGGGAGAGATCTTGACCATGTTCTTCGCTATGATGCTTGGTCTGCCTCTGCCACTCGTGCCTATCCAAATCTTATGGGTGAATCTGGTGACAGACGGACTGCCAGCGATGGCGCTTGGTGTTGACCAACCCGAAAAGGATTTGATGGAGCATAAACCGCGTGGGGCGAAGGAAAATATTTTTGCCCGCCGTTTAGGGTGGAAGATCATAAGCCGTGGATTTTTAATCGGTTTATGTACGTTAGGTGCATTTTGGCTAACCTTACGTGTGGCACCAGAGAATCCAGCGCAGCTGATTCGAGCTCAGTCCGTAGCTTTTGCGACACTCGTTATGGCTCAGTTGATTCATGTCTTCGATTGCCGCAGTTCACGTTCGGTGTTCCATCGAAATCCGTTTCAGAATAAGTACCTAGTTCTTGCTGTATTGTCATCCGTGATTCTGATGCTGGCTGTTATGTATATTCCGTTTCTACAACCTGTCTTCAAAACAGTGCCGCTTAATTTCCGTGAGTGGTGCCTTGTATTTGTAACAGCGGGGATTCCGACCTTCCTGATGGGCGCTGGCAGTGTTTGGGGTGGAAAACGTAATCGTGGTCGTAGCGGAAGCAATTCGATGATAAAAAGTACAAAAATTTCGGCATAA
- a CDS encoding bifunctional homocysteine S-methyltransferase/methylenetetrahydrofolate reductase, translated as MKPDLRSAWGNKVLVGDGAMGTYLYQKGFPVGISYEELNLTSPGVIEDVHRSYIDAGAVLLESNTFSANFDRLSKYGLESKVEEINRAGVRIARKAAGDTGYVLGAVGSIRAGKRANLSSTELKKYFTQQITALLEEEVDGIMLETFYDVEELHLALRTVRKHSTLPVICQFAVDESARTLDGLTLPEAFRILEGDGADIIGFNCNTGPNGIKRALKAVQGNLVLPTSVYPNAGVADYVDGEYRYGASPEYFGQMAVTFAEMGCRIIGGCCGTTPQHIAEISSALKGYEPQPLPKPSLVTVERVSLQEHFGEDEGRDGREPNLVDLVKERHTVIVELDPPRDLDIAKFMQGAEALRRAGADALTLADNSLAVTRMSNMALGHLVHAKTGLRPLVHVACRDRNLIGTQSHLMGFDALGIDHVLAVTGDPAKFGDLPGSSSVYDLTSFEIIRMIKQLNDGISFSGKPLKQKANFVIGAAFNPNVKHLDKAVQRLEKKIASGADYIMTQPVYDQELIVKIAEATAHLEIPVFIGVMPLASGRNAEFLHNEVPGIQLTDEVRNRMKGLEGEAGRAEGVAIAKELLDVATAHFNGIYLMTPFMFYDMSAQLMEYVWEKSGRKLSPLFR; from the coding sequence GTGAAGCCGGATCTACGTTCCGCATGGGGAAACAAAGTATTGGTCGGAGACGGAGCGATGGGTACCTATTTATATCAGAAGGGTTTCCCTGTCGGCATTTCCTACGAAGAATTAAATTTGACCTCTCCAGGGGTTATCGAAGATGTACATCGCAGCTATATAGATGCAGGGGCAGTGCTGCTAGAAAGCAACACCTTCTCAGCGAATTTTGACAGGCTGTCCAAATATGGTTTGGAGTCCAAGGTTGAAGAAATTAATCGTGCCGGAGTAAGAATCGCTCGTAAAGCTGCTGGAGATACTGGTTATGTATTAGGTGCTGTAGGCTCCATTCGCGCCGGTAAGCGTGCAAATCTCTCATCAACAGAGTTGAAGAAGTATTTTACGCAGCAGATCACAGCATTGTTAGAAGAAGAAGTAGACGGCATTATGCTAGAAACCTTCTACGATGTCGAGGAACTTCACCTTGCACTAAGAACTGTACGTAAACATAGTACTCTCCCAGTCATTTGCCAATTTGCTGTCGATGAATCAGCTCGTACGTTGGATGGACTGACGCTGCCAGAGGCTTTTCGCATTCTTGAAGGTGACGGAGCAGATATCATCGGATTTAACTGTAATACGGGTCCAAATGGAATTAAGAGAGCGCTGAAAGCTGTACAGGGTAATCTGGTTCTACCGACCTCGGTCTATCCGAATGCAGGTGTTGCCGATTATGTAGACGGAGAATACCGGTATGGGGCTTCACCGGAATATTTCGGGCAGATGGCAGTAACTTTTGCAGAAATGGGTTGCAGAATTATCGGCGGCTGCTGTGGTACTACACCGCAGCATATTGCTGAAATTTCTTCCGCATTAAAAGGTTACGAACCTCAGCCACTTCCAAAACCGTCGCTTGTGACGGTGGAACGTGTATCGCTGCAAGAGCATTTTGGCGAAGATGAGGGAAGAGATGGCAGAGAGCCGAACCTGGTTGATCTAGTAAAAGAACGCCATACGGTTATCGTTGAGCTGGATCCTCCCCGTGATTTGGATATCGCCAAGTTTATGCAGGGTGCAGAAGCGCTGAGAAGAGCGGGTGCGGATGCGTTGACACTCGCCGATAACTCACTGGCTGTTACACGGATGAGCAATATGGCTTTAGGCCATTTGGTGCACGCTAAAACTGGACTTCGTCCGCTGGTGCATGTTGCTTGTCGGGACCGTAATCTGATCGGTACTCAATCGCATTTGATGGGTTTTGATGCGCTTGGCATTGATCATGTGTTGGCGGTGACTGGAGACCCCGCAAAATTCGGAGATCTTCCTGGCTCAAGTTCGGTTTATGATTTAACCTCTTTTGAGATTATTCGAATGATTAAGCAATTGAATGATGGCATTTCCTTCTCGGGTAAACCTTTGAAGCAGAAAGCGAATTTTGTAATCGGTGCTGCCTTTAACCCGAATGTTAAACATTTAGATAAGGCTGTACAGCGACTGGAGAAGAAAATTGCCTCTGGTGCGGATTATATTATGACCCAGCCTGTCTATGATCAGGAACTTATCGTGAAGATCGCAGAGGCCACTGCACATCTGGAAATCCCCGTGTTTATTGGTGTGATGCCACTGGCTAGTGGACGTAATGCAGAGTTCCTTCATAATGAGGTTCCAGGCATCCAGCTTACCGATGAAGTCCGGAATCGTATGAAAGGACTTGAAGGGGAAGCAGGAAGAGCTGAAGGTGTCGCCATCGCTAAGGAGCTGTTAGATGTTGCTACAGCTCATTTCAATGGGATCTATTTGATGACGCCGTTCATGTTCTATGATATGAGTGCACAGCTGATGGAGTATGTATGGGAGAAATCAGGACGTAAATTATCCCCCTTGTTTCGCTAG
- the dapF gene encoding diaminopimelate epimerase: MEFTKMHGLGNDFIVVFGEQELPSNAAELAVTLCNRFFGIGADGLVYILPSERGDYMMRIMNSDGSEAEQCGNAIRCVSKYVYDHGLVNSEQIVIETIGAGEQRVTLNVKDGVVETVTVDMGEPILSGLQIPVAIDAEPVLSESIESDGTEFKFTAVSMGNPHCVIYVDDAVSFDLATWGPKLEVHPLFPRKVNVEFATVLDRGRVDMRVWERGAGPTLACGTGACATLVSSVLNGLTDRAAWISLKGGNLFIEWNEDDNHVYMTGPAEVAFTGSVVL; encoded by the coding sequence ATGGAATTCACAAAAATGCACGGGCTCGGCAATGACTTTATCGTAGTTTTTGGCGAGCAAGAACTACCAAGCAATGCAGCAGAGCTTGCTGTAACCCTATGCAATCGGTTCTTCGGTATTGGCGCGGACGGACTTGTATACATCCTACCGTCTGAACGTGGTGATTACATGATGCGAATTATGAATTCTGATGGTTCGGAGGCGGAGCAGTGCGGAAATGCTATTCGCTGTGTATCTAAATATGTATATGATCATGGCCTGGTAAACTCCGAGCAGATTGTAATTGAAACGATTGGTGCCGGAGAGCAAAGGGTTACCTTGAATGTGAAAGACGGTGTGGTGGAAACTGTAACGGTTGATATGGGCGAACCTATATTGTCCGGTCTTCAAATTCCGGTAGCTATTGATGCAGAACCAGTACTCTCAGAGTCGATTGAATCGGACGGAACCGAATTTAAGTTTACAGCAGTATCAATGGGTAATCCTCATTGCGTTATTTATGTAGACGATGCCGTATCTTTTGATCTTGCGACATGGGGACCTAAGTTAGAAGTACATCCGTTGTTCCCAAGAAAGGTAAACGTCGAGTTCGCAACGGTTCTGGATCGAGGTAGAGTAGATATGCGGGTATGGGAACGTGGGGCTGGACCCACACTTGCTTGTGGGACTGGAGCTTGCGCAACCTTAGTGTCTTCAGTGCTGAATGGCCTGACAGATCGAGCGGCTTGGATTAGTCTAAAGGGTGGCAATCTCTTCATTGAATGGAATGAAGATGATAACCACGTGTATATGACAGGTCCTGCTGAGGTTGCATTCACAGGTAGTGTAGTGCTATAA
- a CDS encoding Ger(x)C family spore germination protein, with the protein MKVKGNVLIRSAWPLILLLVLTGCWDSVELNRRAIVTGVAVDRGSTEEEKYVLTFQVIIADEISGENARGTSPVAVYTGKGRSMFEALADGSRQTARFLSLGHIRVVVISEKFAREGIKDIMDVLERESETRLTSLLFISKRQPASDSMTTMTVFGRIPANDLVEKLETTSKQFGYNYRMEVDDVVRGIQIPSGGPMINGVEVTGDVERRDSNENIKTIKPKAALRVTELAVFKNDKLIGWLHGDQAIGSALLKNKITQMPAVVAIGKNEYVSFNVYLSQVQVKVNAKDAENPIFTISITQQAGLKESPNNLNLRDPNVLNDLSRLMEKHTRDQVWEAINESRALKSDYLGFGEVVERENPRGWKKVKDHWEDIFATCEIKIDEDVVIRHTDMRSDSFQVNKK; encoded by the coding sequence ATGAAAGTTAAAGGGAATGTTCTAATTCGTTCTGCGTGGCCTCTTATACTGCTTCTCGTGCTCACTGGCTGCTGGGACAGCGTTGAATTAAACAGAAGAGCGATTGTTACAGGTGTGGCCGTTGATAGAGGCTCTACGGAGGAGGAAAAATATGTCCTTACCTTTCAAGTCATTATTGCAGACGAAATTTCAGGAGAAAATGCCAGAGGGACCTCACCTGTTGCAGTTTATACAGGAAAAGGTCGCAGCATGTTTGAAGCATTGGCTGACGGCTCCCGTCAGACCGCCCGCTTTTTGTCACTTGGTCATATTCGAGTAGTCGTAATTTCGGAAAAATTTGCCCGTGAAGGAATCAAGGACATTATGGATGTATTGGAAAGAGAAAGTGAAACGAGATTAACCAGTCTTCTCTTTATATCTAAGAGACAACCAGCAAGCGACAGTATGACTACGATGACTGTTTTCGGAAGAATTCCTGCGAATGATTTGGTGGAAAAGCTTGAGACGACCTCCAAACAGTTTGGCTACAATTACCGAATGGAGGTAGATGATGTCGTACGCGGGATTCAAATTCCTAGTGGGGGGCCGATGATTAATGGGGTCGAAGTTACTGGTGATGTGGAGCGAAGAGACTCGAATGAAAATATTAAAACGATCAAACCGAAGGCTGCGCTGCGGGTTACAGAGCTGGCTGTTTTTAAAAATGACAAGCTGATCGGGTGGCTACACGGAGATCAAGCCATTGGGTCCGCCCTGTTAAAAAATAAAATCACACAAATGCCTGCAGTGGTTGCTATCGGTAAGAACGAATATGTGTCTTTTAATGTGTATCTCTCGCAGGTTCAAGTCAAGGTGAACGCAAAAGATGCAGAGAATCCAATATTTACCATAAGTATTACTCAACAAGCGGGTTTAAAAGAGTCGCCCAATAATTTGAATCTGAGGGACCCCAATGTGTTAAATGATCTGTCCAGGCTTATGGAGAAGCATACACGAGATCAAGTATGGGAAGCGATAAATGAATCAAGAGCGCTAAAGAGTGACTATTTGGGTTTTGGAGAAGTGGTAGAACGTGAGAATCCTCGTGGATGGAAAAAAGTCAAAGATCATTGGGAGGATATATTTGCGACCTGTGAGATTAAGATTGATGAGGATGTCGTGATTAGGCATACCGATATGCGAAGCGATTCTTTTCAGGTCAATAAGAAATAA
- the remA gene encoding extracellular matrix/biofilm regulator RemA, which produces MAIKLINIGFGNIVSANRIISIVSPESAPIKRIIQEARDRHMLIDATYGRRTRAVIITDSDHVILSAVQPETVAHRLSSKDDDNDE; this is translated from the coding sequence ATGGCAATTAAACTTATCAACATTGGCTTTGGGAATATTGTGTCCGCCAATCGCATTATTTCCATCGTCAGTCCGGAATCTGCACCAATCAAACGTATTATCCAGGAGGCTCGTGATCGACATATGTTGATCGACGCCACCTATGGCCGACGGACTCGTGCCGTAATCATTACAGATAGTGATCATGTCATTTTGTCGGCTGTACAGCCGGAGACTGTGGCGCATCGCTTATCCAGTAAAGATGACGACAACGACGAATAA
- a CDS encoding YicC/YloC family endoribonuclease, whose protein sequence is MSFSMTGYGQSSLQFGGYKIMFEVKSVNHRYCEVVLRMPRDWTGYEDVLRRKVQQHVKRGRIDVTINREHDESSSGPVLNRSAVMTYLKAADQLKNEYGLSGELTLRDILSIPGIMESKDEAAGAVSAALEDYSEMLETGLEQSLQSLLEMRAREGSFLVADLEQRLTYLETMHAEMVELAPVVVIEYRDKLRHRLNELNDGTFAFDEHKFGMEIAIFADRCNIDEELTRLYSHFEQCRTLLKGKGPVGRKLDFLIQEMNRETNTIGSKCNHLTLVGLVLDMKAELEKIREQAANIE, encoded by the coding sequence TTGTCATTTAGCATGACCGGATACGGTCAATCGTCCCTGCAATTCGGCGGCTACAAGATTATGTTCGAAGTGAAATCGGTGAATCACCGGTACTGCGAAGTTGTACTGCGGATGCCCCGGGATTGGACGGGTTATGAGGATGTGCTGAGAAGAAAGGTTCAACAGCACGTCAAACGGGGAAGGATAGATGTTACCATCAATAGAGAGCATGATGAGTCGTCTTCCGGACCGGTTCTGAATCGCTCTGCTGTCATGACTTATCTTAAGGCAGCAGATCAGCTTAAGAACGAGTATGGTTTGTCCGGTGAGTTGACTCTTCGTGATATACTTTCTATACCCGGTATTATGGAAAGCAAAGATGAGGCTGCGGGTGCCGTGTCCGCGGCCTTAGAAGACTACTCTGAAATGTTGGAGACGGGACTTGAGCAGAGTTTGCAGTCTCTGCTGGAGATGCGCGCCCGTGAAGGCAGTTTTCTAGTCGCTGATCTTGAACAGCGTCTCACCTATCTTGAGACCATGCATGCTGAAATGGTTGAACTTGCTCCTGTTGTAGTCATTGAATATCGTGACAAGCTACGTCATCGATTGAATGAGCTGAATGATGGGACGTTCGCTTTTGATGAGCATAAATTCGGGATGGAAATCGCTATTTTTGCTGATCGCTGTAATATTGATGAAGAGTTGACCCGGTTGTATAGTCATTTCGAACAATGCAGAACCCTCCTGAAGGGGAAAGGGCCGGTAGGACGCAAGCTGGATTTTCTCATTCAGGAGATGAACCGGGAGACGAATACAATCGGGTCGAAATGCAATCATTTAACTCTCGTGGGTCTTGTGCTAGACATGAAAGCAGAGCTAGAGAAGATTCGCGAACAAGCGGCAAACATAGAGTAA
- a CDS encoding GerAB/ArcD/ProY family transporter, translating to MNKGSIKIGVLQIFSLTLLFELGTALVVNLGMEAGKDAWISIMIGDFIGVAVFAGYTFLYRKFPDLPLTAYVRKVLGRYLGSVIALGYIILFLNLAGRDLRDGSTMLVMATMHRTPLFIIAMLMVLSSAYVLHKGIEVLARTSMVFLTLVLMIGLFSSMMLMFSGSINLHFLQPVFENGFEPILASVVKQNYMFPFGEMVCFTMLMPYLDNAKKGPWIIATGIFVSGILLSLTMVLNISVLGSDIVKRSLLPLMPTISKISISDFVQRLDILVVMVLIIGVFFKMAVFFAAALIGISELFKIPYRRMVYPTALIILFSSMLDARSFTEHIDEGGKLLYTVYPFFMVLIPLILILVTALKSHFSAPRSG from the coding sequence ATGAATAAAGGCAGTATAAAAATTGGTGTACTCCAAATCTTCTCCTTAACATTGTTGTTCGAACTTGGGACAGCTTTGGTGGTGAATCTAGGGATGGAAGCGGGAAAAGATGCATGGATTTCCATTATGATCGGTGATTTTATTGGAGTAGCTGTTTTCGCGGGATATACCTTTCTCTATCGAAAGTTTCCTGATTTACCGCTAACGGCTTATGTCCGAAAGGTACTAGGCAGATATTTGGGATCGGTAATAGCGTTAGGTTACATCATCCTATTTCTGAATTTAGCGGGAAGGGATTTGCGAGATGGCAGCACCATGCTTGTTATGGCAACCATGCATCGGACTCCGTTATTCATTATAGCCATGCTGATGGTCTTATCAAGCGCTTATGTATTGCATAAGGGAATAGAGGTATTAGCCAGAACTTCGATGGTTTTCTTAACGCTTGTATTAATGATAGGTCTTTTTAGCTCGATGATGCTGATGTTTTCGGGTTCAATTAATCTCCATTTTCTTCAGCCCGTTTTCGAGAATGGATTCGAGCCCATCCTCGCCTCTGTAGTCAAACAAAATTATATGTTTCCTTTTGGTGAAATGGTCTGTTTTACTATGCTGATGCCTTATCTTGATAACGCAAAAAAAGGGCCCTGGATCATTGCAACGGGTATATTTGTATCAGGCATACTATTGAGTCTGACTATGGTCTTAAACATATCTGTTCTTGGATCTGATATTGTTAAAAGATCGCTACTTCCACTGATGCCTACGATTAGCAAAATTTCTATTTCTGATTTTGTTCAACGGCTAGATATTTTAGTTGTTATGGTGCTTATCATTGGTGTTTTTTTTAAAATGGCAGTTTTTTTTGCAGCAGCCCTGATCGGTATATCAGAGTTATTTAAAATTCCTTATCGGAGGATGGTCTATCCGACAGCTTTGATTATCTTGTTTAGTTCTATGCTGGATGCACGAAGCTTCACCGAGCATATAGATGAGGGTGGAAAACTGCTGTATACGGTGTATCCCTTCTTTATGGTGTTAATCCCGCTGATCCTTATCCTTGTTACAGCGTTAAAGAGTCACTTTTCAGCTCCGCGTTCAGGTTGA
- a CDS encoding spore germination protein, translated as MKGWNKRNKSGNGLQGNPSQSGRLTINLTQSIEHIITELGDSPDLKIRQVKLGEHSPVHAAALHLSGLVQPEAVDEFIVGSLLGVTNEMLNEQIPATGNVMDFILNRTLEIGDAKVQDEWKEILLAILSGDTVILIEGYASAIVCDTQGGETRSVTEPTSQLVVRGPKDSFVESLATNISLIRRRLKTPNLRLEYMRIGEVSQTIVALMFIKGIVDEKLVDEVRKRLGEIKIDAILESGYIEELIQDKTFTPFPTINNSERPDVAASNLLEGRIVLVVDGTPFILILPAVFTLFFQSSSDYAERFDISFFMLLIRYISFIVLILGPSIYIALTTFHYEMIPTTLLINLLSQRENVPFPAFVEAILMEGAFEIIREAGVRMPRAVGQTVSVVGALILGQAVVEAGIITPVMVIVVALTGIASFAIPSYNMAISGRIIRFAFLILAGMFGFYGITLGLIVLVAHMNSLRSFGIPYLSPVVPLSVKRQKDTFLRLPVWIHNKGRSTSPGEHGDSPAGEKINTGHEANLSPVINGIDDGGGSNKKGASDES; from the coding sequence ATGAAAGGATGGAATAAAAGAAATAAGTCCGGCAATGGCCTGCAAGGGAATCCTTCACAGTCAGGCAGACTAACAATAAATCTTACGCAGTCGATAGAACATATAATTACTGAGCTAGGTGATAGTCCTGATCTCAAAATAAGACAGGTAAAGCTAGGTGAACACAGTCCTGTCCATGCAGCGGCTCTTCATCTTAGCGGTTTGGTTCAACCGGAGGCCGTTGACGAATTTATTGTCGGTTCTTTGCTCGGTGTTACTAATGAGATGTTAAACGAGCAAATCCCTGCCACAGGAAATGTGATGGATTTTATACTGAATCGTACCCTAGAAATTGGTGATGCTAAGGTACAGGACGAATGGAAAGAAATTCTGCTGGCAATCCTTTCGGGAGATACGGTGATTTTAATTGAGGGATATGCCAGTGCGATTGTATGTGATACCCAAGGCGGGGAGACACGTTCGGTCACTGAGCCTACTTCTCAGCTTGTTGTTCGGGGACCCAAGGACAGCTTTGTGGAATCGCTTGCCACGAATATTTCCTTAATCCGTCGAAGACTAAAAACTCCTAATTTAAGATTGGAGTATATGAGAATTGGTGAGGTATCTCAGACGATTGTGGCGTTGATGTTCATTAAAGGCATTGTTGACGAAAAGCTGGTCGATGAAGTGAGGAAACGGCTGGGAGAGATTAAGATCGATGCGATTCTGGAATCCGGTTATATCGAAGAGCTGATTCAGGATAAAACCTTCACTCCATTTCCAACAATCAATAACAGTGAGCGACCAGATGTCGCGGCGTCAAATCTTTTAGAGGGAAGAATAGTACTTGTTGTAGATGGAACTCCCTTTATTTTGATTTTGCCGGCCGTTTTCACACTTTTTTTTCAATCCTCATCGGATTATGCTGAAAGGTTCGATATCTCATTTTTTATGCTGCTTATCCGGTATATCAGCTTTATAGTTCTAATCTTGGGACCTTCTATCTATATAGCATTAACCACGTTTCACTATGAAATGATCCCAACAACCTTATTAATCAACCTGTTATCGCAACGAGAAAATGTTCCATTTCCGGCTTTTGTGGAGGCGATATTAATGGAGGGGGCGTTTGAAATTATCAGAGAAGCTGGAGTGCGAATGCCCCGTGCGGTGGGGCAAACCGTATCCGTTGTGGGTGCTTTGATTCTGGGGCAGGCTGTGGTAGAGGCTGGGATCATCACGCCGGTTATGGTTATTGTTGTGGCACTAACAGGTATTGCGAGTTTTGCAATTCCCTCCTATAACATGGCAATTTCAGGGCGGATTATTCGATTTGCTTTTTTGATACTTGCAGGTATGTTTGGATTTTACGGCATTACACTTGGCTTAATCGTACTGGTTGCACATATGAACAGTCTGCGTTCATTTGGTATCCCTTACTTGTCACCCGTAGTTCCTCTATCGGTCAAGAGGCAAAAAGATACCTTTTTAAGGTTACCTGTATGGATTCATAATAAGGGACGTTCTACTTCTCCCGGTGAACACGGGGATAGTCCGGCGGGTGAGAAAATTAACACTGGACATGAAGCTAACCTTTCACCTGTCATCAATGGGATAGACGATGGTGGGGGTTCTAATAAGAAAGGAGCTTCTGATGAAAGTTAA